The following DNA comes from Oculatellaceae cyanobacterium.
CATAGTGTTTGCAGATTACTAATATCGTTAGATCCGCCAGTAGCAAGGGGGATGATGTGATCAATAGTAAGTTCAGTTTCTAATTGAGTTTTACCACAGCTTTGACAGTGATAGCGATCGCGATCGTATACATATTTCCTGACTTCAGGAGGGATGCGAATTCTAGGCGTTTTACTCATTGGTTGTTTTCCTGAGTTTGTTCATTAATCATACGACGGAGATCATCTAGTGGTGATTCAGGTTGGTTAGTTTCTGGTTGAGGGTTTTCAGGTGTTTCTGTATCTTCTGGTTCATCAGGGCAAAATTCTAGGCTTACTCTAATTTTCATCTTGCCTTTTTTCCAACCTTTTCCACCAATTTTCAATACTTCACAATCTCTACCATTTCCCAACCATTGTT
Coding sequences within:
- a CDS encoding KGK domain-containing protein is translated as MEDNFLLENCGDEDALLLSDKGLKAGTLKQKITDIFKTKFEGWLNEELKSQGLELRTQEYNSRLGYYITQQWLGNGRDCEVLKIGGKGWKKGKMKIRVSLEFCPDEPEDTETPENPQPETNQPESPLDDLRRMINEQTQENNQ
- a CDS encoding HNH endonuclease, translated to MSKTPRIRIPPEVRKYVYDRDRYHCQSCGKTQLETELTIDHIIPLATGGSNDISNLQTLCRICNQRKQHYIDPRFRRHFDL